A region from the Arcobacter sp. LA11 genome encodes:
- a CDS encoding BatD family protein translates to MKQVRFLFICIFFNIYLFADLNMQAPDSFVKGESYIFKYEAIGSSIDFPKIEKIDRYLVEDLGTSRSLQIINGNYDEKYSKTYKIAPTDDFTIPSFTFMINGKEVKSNEKRVTVQKVTKTTSSKFDLSLKPSKTSLYVGEDLLVKLVFKYRRGLQITNLGFEQPHFENFWYKKITNGNRRYEENGFIVQELEFLLFPQKSGELTIDSLRVDVQLVDTNSSSNTFGFFSAIPKVVKVYSNELKLNVKELPKDINLIGEFDIETNINKTKVKQGESISFKVDINGVGNFDDIQDIKLNIDEATIYDNKPEIKTKYSSKGYEGTYSKVYSIVPNKSIEIPSISFKYFNKKDKKIVEKKTKSYKIEVEDFKEKKVVLEKAEKEIETKKEVIIKKESSFQEKLTFFILGIIVTLLIIGLYSYVKILKSKKRNDDIPLIKLVKKTSTKQELMKLLIPYIKSNTILDELIYQCESEKDFKILKKEIIEVLKEIKI, encoded by the coding sequence ATGAAACAAGTTAGATTTTTATTTATATGTATTTTTTTTAATATTTATTTATTTGCAGATCTTAATATGCAAGCACCAGATTCTTTTGTAAAAGGAGAATCTTATATATTTAAATATGAGGCAATAGGTAGTTCAATTGATTTTCCAAAAATTGAAAAGATAGATAGATATTTGGTTGAAGATTTGGGTACTTCAAGGTCATTACAAATTATCAATGGTAATTATGATGAGAAGTATAGTAAAACTTATAAAATAGCTCCTACTGATGATTTTACTATTCCTAGTTTTACATTTATGATAAATGGAAAAGAAGTTAAATCAAATGAGAAAAGAGTTACTGTACAAAAAGTTACGAAAACAACTTCTTCAAAATTTGATTTAAGTTTAAAGCCTTCAAAGACATCTTTATATGTTGGTGAAGATTTATTAGTAAAACTAGTATTTAAATATAGAAGAGGCCTTCAAATTACCAATTTAGGTTTTGAGCAACCTCATTTTGAAAACTTTTGGTATAAAAAGATTACAAATGGTAATAGACGTTATGAAGAAAATGGCTTTATAGTTCAAGAACTAGAGTTCTTGCTTTTCCCTCAAAAAAGTGGAGAGTTAACTATTGATTCTTTAAGAGTTGATGTTCAATTAGTTGATACAAACTCTTCTTCTAATACTTTTGGATTTTTTAGTGCAATTCCAAAAGTAGTAAAAGTTTATTCAAATGAATTAAAGTTAAATGTTAAAGAGTTACCAAAAGATATAAATTTAATTGGTGAATTTGATATTGAAACTAATATAAACAAAACAAAAGTTAAACAAGGTGAATCTATATCTTTTAAAGTTGATATTAATGGAGTTGGGAATTTTGATGATATTCAAGATATAAAATTAAATATTGATGAAGCAACAATCTATGATAATAAGCCAGAGATAAAAACTAAATATTCTTCAAAAGGTTATGAAGGAACTTATTCAAAAGTTTATTCTATTGTTCCAAACAAGTCAATAGAGATACCTAGTATAAGTTTTAAATATTTTAATAAAAAAGACAAGAAAATAGTTGAGAAAAAAACTAAATCTTATAAAATAGAAGTAGAAGATTTTAAAGAGAAAAAAGTAGTTTTAGAAAAAGCTGAAAAAGAAATTGAAACAAAAAAAGAAGTTATTATAAAAAAAGAGAGTAGTTTTCAAGAAAAACTTACTTTTTTTATCTTAGGAATAATAGTTACATTATTAATAATTGGTTTATATTCTTATGTTAAGATTTTGAAATCTAAAAAAAGAAATGATGATATTCCTTTAATAAAACTTGTTAAGAAAACAAGTACTAAACAAGAATTAATGAAGTTATTAATTCCTTATATAAAATCAAATACTATTTTAGATGAATTAATATATCAATGTGAAAGTGAAAAAGATTTTAAAATTTTAAAGAAAGAGATTATTGAAGTTTTAAAAGAGATAAAAATTTAA